The genome window TGACCAAGAAGGTGGTCCTGCAGCTTTTGTAACTACGGGTAGAATTTTAAAAGAATTGGGCTTTGATCGTGATTGGACAATATATTTTACCGGTACTGTAATGGAAGAAGATTGTGATGGTTTATGCTGGAAATACCTCTACGAAGAGGAAGGTATTCATCCTGATTTTGCTATCAGTACAGAGCCCACAAATTTGAATATCTATCGCGGACACCGTGGAAGAATGGAGATAGCTGTTAGTTTTAAAGGCTTATCGTCTCACGGTTCTGCTCCGGAAAGAGGAATAAATGCTATTTATAATGCTTCGCGCGCAGCACTAAAAATAGAAAAATTGAACGAAAATTTGGCTTTTGATCCGTTCTTAGGAAGAGGAAGTATTACTATTTCAGAAATTAAATCAGGAAGTCCATCGCTATGTGCCGTTTCAGATTTTGCTCGTATTCACCTCGATCGTCGATTAACTTGGGGAGAAACAAAAGAGTCAGCAGTAGCTGAAATAGAAGCTATTGTTAAAGATTTGGATGCTACTGTTGAAGTATTGCATTATGAGGAAACAGCTTATACCGGATTAAAATACGGTATGGAAAAATATTTTCCAACCTGGAAGATGGAAGAAGATTCTAATGTTGTTCAAACAGGTGTAAAAGCTTTTGAAGATTTATTTGATAAAAAACCAATAGTTGATAAATGGACTTTTTCTACCAATGGTGTCACCATCAATGGCTATTATAAAGTTCCAATGATAGGTTTTGGCCCGGGTAACGAAGTAATGGCTCACGCGCCTAACGAAAAAGTGCCTGTTGACGATTTGGTAAAAGCATCGGCTTTTTATACACTTTATGCTTATTTAATCGAAAAAAAATAGGAGAATTAACTTTAAAGGAATTATGGAAGATTTACAAAAATTAATAAACGATATAGTTTTACGCGATACCGACCATCTTTTTAATACCGATTTTTTACTGACTTGGGAAAAATCTATGGCTGATGTTGAGCAGGTTTTAGATATTGCAGAAGCTTTAAAAAGTCTTAGAAATCACAATATTTCTACAGATGTTTTTAAAACGGGATTGGCCAT of Bacteroidales bacterium contains these proteins:
- a CDS encoding YgeY family selenium metabolism-linked hydrolase translates to MEKIEQKINALAEKYRDYTANNLSKLVKIKSLSLGEKEVQLELKRQMEEAGFDKVWIDGLGNVIGKIGSGKNILAIDGHMDTVDFGNMDNWDFDPLSGEIKDGFVHGRGTVDQEGGPAAFVTTGRILKELGFDRDWTIYFTGTVMEEDCDGLCWKYLYEEEGIHPDFAISTEPTNLNIYRGHRGRMEIAVSFKGLSSHGSAPERGINAIYNASRAALKIEKLNENLAFDPFLGRGSITISEIKSGSPSLCAVSDFARIHLDRRLTWGETKESAVAEIEAIVKDLDATVEVLHYEETAYTGLKYGMEKYFPTWKMEEDSNVVQTGVKAFEDLFDKKPIVDKWTFSTNGVTINGYYKVPMIGFGPGNEVMAHAPNEKVPVDDLVKASAFYTLYAYLIEKK